The Spirochaetales bacterium genome includes a window with the following:
- a CDS encoding 4Fe-4S dicluster domain-containing protein — protein MDNEEKIDVLVTGAGPAGLSSALRLKRHYDREGIQKNILVIDSAKSAGYHSLSGGLVKQGFLTALSDNLPQSIGAEQVRHDSLAFLSPCGKTALPAALLPPEQRHFGDVILSISRLCKSLAALCEKEGIDVLYGVTAGDLIVERGKVHGIVIPEQGINKDGTKKYGFKPSEKLYADVTLIADGSLGTLSSRLKERFGLLPHAHQQTYSIGIKKLFRTNGPNPFGAGRVIHTLGYPLPPDVFGGGFLYSADGKAISAGLVVSLGWKYRDLDPQEEFERFLRHPAIEGYLLNTELAEAGAKTVPCGGYGALTAPGVPGALLLGDAAGFVNTSIIKGLHCAIASGFAAADSVFQVEAGYNTDIVRSYERELYKKGVLPELFRARNFRQLFTTPLGLYAGLPLTFLMRAIPGILPMKRDAVKTRALRRKLRFGKTHKADKDLFVHYSGTIHDETSISHINIKDAGQCIVCGIREKNPCVSFCPGGVYSLIDGGLHVQSVNCIHDKACKVKCPYDNIEWNEPEGGYGPSYREM, from the coding sequence ATGGATAACGAAGAAAAGATTGATGTACTGGTCACCGGTGCCGGTCCTGCGGGATTGAGCAGCGCGTTGCGGCTTAAGCGGCATTACGATCGTGAAGGAATACAAAAAAACATACTGGTCATTGACAGTGCGAAATCGGCCGGCTATCATTCGCTTTCGGGCGGGCTTGTTAAGCAAGGGTTTTTAACCGCTCTCTCGGACAATCTGCCTCAATCGATCGGTGCGGAACAGGTACGGCACGATTCCCTCGCGTTCCTCTCACCATGCGGTAAAACGGCCCTCCCGGCCGCTTTGCTTCCACCTGAGCAGCGGCATTTCGGCGATGTCATCCTCTCTATTTCACGACTCTGCAAATCACTCGCCGCGCTTTGTGAAAAAGAAGGCATCGACGTTCTTTACGGTGTAACAGCGGGCGATCTTATTGTCGAGCGGGGAAAGGTGCACGGGATCGTTATCCCGGAACAGGGAATCAATAAAGACGGAACGAAAAAGTACGGCTTCAAACCCTCAGAAAAACTTTATGCCGATGTCACCCTGATCGCGGATGGAAGCCTCGGAACCCTCTCCTCCCGGCTCAAAGAACGATTCGGTCTCCTCCCCCATGCCCACCAGCAGACCTATTCAATCGGGATAAAAAAGCTCTTCAGGACAAACGGGCCGAATCCTTTCGGTGCCGGGCGGGTTATTCACACACTCGGCTACCCATTGCCGCCCGATGTCTTTGGCGGCGGCTTTCTCTACAGTGCCGACGGGAAGGCTATCTCGGCCGGTCTCGTGGTCAGCCTCGGCTGGAAATACCGGGATCTCGATCCGCAGGAGGAGTTCGAACGTTTTTTACGCCATCCGGCGATCGAAGGGTACCTCCTCAATACCGAACTCGCGGAAGCGGGCGCGAAAACGGTCCCTTGCGGAGGATACGGCGCGCTTACCGCCCCGGGCGTTCCGGGGGCCTTGCTGCTCGGTGACGCTGCCGGTTTTGTGAACACCTCCATTATCAAAGGGCTGCATTGCGCGATCGCATCCGGTTTTGCCGCCGCGGACTCGGTTTTTCAGGTGGAGGCCGGATATAATACGGACATCGTCCGCAGCTATGAAAGGGAGTTGTATAAAAAAGGCGTTCTCCCCGAACTTTTCCGGGCACGGAATTTCAGGCAGCTTTTTACCACCCCCCTCGGTTTGTATGCCGGTCTGCCGCTTACCTTTCTGATGCGGGCGATCCCCGGTATATTACCCATGAAACGCGACGCGGTAAAAACAAGGGCTTTACGGAGAAAACTCCGATTCGGGAAAACACACAAGGCGGACAAGGACCTCTTCGTCCATTATTCCGGCACAATCCATGATGAAACATCCATCTCACATATCAACATTAAGGACGCCGGCCAATGCATTGTCTGCGGTATCCGGGAAAAGAACCCATGTGTTTCGTTCTGCCCGGGCGGTGTGTATTCTTTGATCGACGGCGGCCTCCATGTGCAATCCGTCAATTGCATTCACGACAAGGCGTGCAAGGTCAAATGCCCCTATGATAATATCGAATGGAATGAACCGGAAGGCGGATACGGACCGTCATACAGGGAGATGTAA